The proteins below come from a single Chrysoperla carnea chromosome 1, inChrCarn1.1, whole genome shotgun sequence genomic window:
- the LOC123304703 gene encoding dolichyldiphosphatase 1-like gives MATYEDPPDSTSKLFNNVNRIEWVPISLTLVEYPKDDLFGKILAFISLAPLVIVVGFITLIIFRRDMHTITFFIGSLLCEILNSALKHTIREPRPVARETVYNEYGMPSSHSQFMWFFATYVVYFVIIRLHHMNNNTIMENISKIIIISSCVISALVVCFSRIYLQYHTISQVLCGAIVGIIFATIWFTLTCLIFTPLYPQIVSWKISEFLLLRDTTLIPNVLWFEYTNTRQEVRARSRKLVSMKSQ, from the exons ATGGCAACGTATGAAGATCCTCCAGATTcaacttcaaaattatttaataatgttaacAGAATAGAATGGGTTCCAATATCTTTAACTCTTGTCGAATATCCAAAAG atgatttatttggtaaaattttggcttttattagcttggcaCCGTTAGTTATCGTCGTTGGATTTATTACACTTATTATATTTCGAAGAGATATGCATACG ataacattttttattggatCACTTTTATGTGAAATATTAAACTCTGCCTTGAAACACACCATACGAGAGCCACGTCCAGTAGCCAGAGAAACTGTTTATAACGAGTATGGTATGCCATCATCACATTCCCAATTCATGTGGTTTTTTGCGACTTATGtcgtatattttgttattattag ATTACATCATATGAACAATAACACAATAATggagaatatttcaaaaataataataatatccagTTGTGTAATATCAGCATTAGTTGTATGCTTTAGTCGCATATACTTACAATACCATACAATATCACAAGTATTGTGTGGTGCAATTGTTGGTATCATATTTGCAACAATATGGTTCACATTAacatgtttaatatttacacCATTATATCCACAAATAGTATCGTGGAAAATATCtgagtttttattattacgTGACACAACATTAATACCAAATGTTTTATGGTTTGAATATACGAATACACGTCAAGAGGTACGAGCACGTAGTCGAAAGCTAGTAAGTATGAAGTCACAATGA